From a region of the Pontixanthobacter gangjinensis genome:
- a CDS encoding GNAT family N-acetyltransferase, translating into MILTLEGLTITRNENGNRGEYRAHLEGSDAIGRLTWVLRDGARVAEHTIVPKEIGGRGVAAELVKQLVSDAREQSFKIVPQCSYVAKKFEHNPEWHDLRA; encoded by the coding sequence ATGATTTTGACTCTAGAGGGCCTGACAATCACCCGGAACGAAAATGGCAACAGAGGCGAATATCGAGCGCATCTGGAAGGCAGCGACGCGATAGGGCGCCTGACCTGGGTCTTGCGCGATGGTGCCCGGGTGGCCGAACACACAATAGTTCCCAAGGAAATCGGCGGGCGCGGCGTGGCCGCGGAACTGGTCAAACAATTGGTGTCCGACGCACGCGAGCAGAGCTTTAAAATCGTCCCGCAATGCTCTTACGTCGCCAAGAAATTCGAACACAACCCGGAATGGCACGATCTGAGAGCATAA